In Pseudomonas deceptionensis, a single window of DNA contains:
- a CDS encoding PLP-dependent aminotransferase family protein translates to MAFSERVSRLKSSLIREILAAAQRPEVMSFAGGLPAEEMLPKVDWTDMPASMGQYGMSEGEPALREVLAAEARALGVDCDASQVLVLSGSQQALDLAAKLYIDKGTEIMLEAPTYLAALQIFQLFGAECLSFPLQADGPDLAALRVQLEKHNPAFIYLIPTFQNPSAVRYSESKRDAVAALLDEFGVTLIEDEPYRELNFDGGSATPIVSRLKKTSWIYTGTVSKTLLPGLRVGFLIASPDLYPHLLRLKQSADLHTNRVGQWQALQWIGTEKMSNHLAELRDFYRVRRDGFQLALEEHFSDLADWHVPQGGLFFWLTLKQPFDTRTLLKPALEQNVAFMPGEPFFANPDQNVGSLRLNFSHIDPARLHEGLKRLANVIRQAQAAQAA, encoded by the coding sequence ATGGCCTTCTCCGAACGTGTTTCCCGCCTGAAAAGCTCTTTGATTCGTGAAATTCTGGCTGCGGCCCAGCGTCCGGAAGTCATGTCTTTCGCCGGTGGCCTGCCGGCCGAGGAAATGCTGCCCAAGGTCGACTGGACCGACATGCCGGCCTCCATGGGCCAATACGGCATGAGCGAAGGCGAGCCGGCCCTGCGTGAAGTGCTGGCGGCAGAGGCCCGCGCCCTGGGTGTGGATTGCGACGCGAGCCAGGTACTGGTGCTCAGCGGTTCGCAGCAGGCACTCGACCTGGCGGCCAAGCTGTACATCGACAAGGGCACGGAAATCATGCTCGAAGCGCCGACTTATCTGGCCGCGCTGCAAATCTTCCAGTTGTTCGGCGCCGAATGCCTGAGCTTCCCGCTGCAAGCCGATGGCCCGGACCTGGCTGCATTGCGTGTGCAGCTCGAAAAACACAACCCGGCATTCATCTACCTGATCCCGACGTTCCAGAACCCGTCTGCCGTGCGTTACAGCGAATCCAAGCGCGACGCCGTTGCGGCCTTGCTGGATGAGTTCGGCGTGACCCTGATCGAAGACGAACCGTACCGTGAGCTGAACTTCGACGGTGGCAGCGCTACGCCGATTGTCTCCCGCCTGAAAAAAACCAGCTGGATTTACACCGGCACCGTCTCCAAAACCCTGCTGCCGGGCCTGCGCGTCGGCTTCCTGATCGCCAGCCCGGACCTGTACCCGCACCTGCTGCGCCTCAAGCAATCGGCGGACCTGCACACCAACCGTGTGGGCCAGTGGCAGGCCTTGCAGTGGATAGGCACCGAGAAAATGAGCAACCACCTGGCCGAACTGCGTGATTTCTACCGCGTGCGCCGTGATGGCTTTCAGCTGGCGCTGGAAGAGCACTTCTCGGACCTTGCCGACTGGCATGTGCCACAGGGCGGTCTGTTCTTCTGGTTGACCCTCAAGCAGCCGTTCGATACCCGCACGTTGCTCAAGCCTGCACTGGAACAGAATGTCGCGTTCATGCCGGGTGAGCCGTTCTTCGCCAACCCGGATCAGAACGTTGGCAGCCTGCGCCTGAACTTCAGCCACATCGACCCGGCACGTCTGCACGAAGGCCTCAAGCGCCTGGCTAACGTGATTCGTCAGGCACAGGCTGCCCAGGCGGCCTAG
- a CDS encoding NCS2 family permease, which produces MDSQKSETPALDLAPPATRGLLERLFKLSLHGTTVKTELIAGLTTFITMAYIIFVNPNIMADAGINHGAAFVATCIAAALGSLLMGLYANWPVGLAPGMGLNAFFTYTVVGTMGYSWETALGAVFVSGVLFLILTLSRVREWLLNSIPASLRYAMGAGVGLFLGIIGLKTSGIIVDSPATLIKLGSLRDPAPLLAAVCFLLIAILSYHRVFGAILISIIAVTLAGWGLDLVHYNGIMSAPPSLAPTWMAMDLKGVFNISMISVVLAFLFVHMFDTAGTLMGVAQRAGLVKADGKIENLSRALKADSASSVFGAVVGVPPVTSYVESAAGVAAGGRTGLTAVTVGVLFVAAMFFAPLAGMIPAYATAGALIYVAMLMMGGMQHINWDEPTDCIPAIVTMIMMPLTFSVADGIALGFISYVALKAGTGKYREISVSLWVLCAIFIAKFIYL; this is translated from the coding sequence GTGGACAGCCAAAAGTCTGAAACACCCGCACTGGATCTTGCACCGCCCGCCACACGGGGCTTGCTGGAACGCCTGTTCAAACTGTCGCTGCATGGCACCACGGTCAAAACCGAACTGATCGCCGGGCTGACCACCTTTATCACCATGGCCTACATCATTTTCGTCAACCCCAACATCATGGCCGATGCAGGGATCAATCATGGCGCCGCTTTTGTGGCGACCTGCATCGCCGCTGCGCTTGGCAGCCTGCTGATGGGGCTCTACGCTAACTGGCCAGTAGGACTGGCGCCAGGCATGGGCCTGAATGCGTTTTTCACCTACACCGTGGTCGGCACCATGGGCTACAGCTGGGAAACGGCACTGGGCGCGGTTTTTGTCTCCGGCGTGCTGTTCCTGATTCTGACTCTGTCACGGGTGCGCGAATGGCTGCTCAACAGCATCCCCGCCAGCCTGCGTTATGCCATGGGTGCCGGGGTCGGCTTGTTTCTGGGGATCATCGGCCTGAAAACCTCGGGCATCATCGTCGACAGCCCGGCAACCCTGATCAAGCTCGGCTCGCTGCGTGACCCCGCCCCGCTGCTGGCTGCCGTGTGCTTTTTGCTGATTGCGATCCTCAGCTATCACCGGGTGTTCGGCGCGATCCTGATCAGCATCATCGCCGTCACCCTGGCCGGCTGGGGCCTGGACCTGGTGCACTACAACGGCATCATGTCCGCACCGCCGAGCCTGGCTCCGACCTGGATGGCCATGGACCTCAAAGGTGTCTTCAATATCAGCATGATCAGCGTGGTATTGGCCTTCCTGTTTGTCCACATGTTCGACACGGCCGGCACCTTGATGGGTGTGGCCCAGCGCGCCGGGCTGGTCAAGGCCGACGGCAAGATCGAAAACCTGTCACGGGCACTCAAGGCGGACAGTGCCTCCAGCGTGTTCGGTGCCGTGGTCGGCGTACCGCCTGTCACCAGCTACGTTGAAAGCGCCGCGGGCGTGGCAGCGGGCGGACGAACCGGGCTTACCGCTGTGACCGTGGGCGTGTTATTTGTCGCCGCCATGTTCTTTGCCCCCCTGGCTGGCATGATCCCCGCTTACGCCACTGCAGGCGCACTGATTTACGTCGCGATGCTGATGATGGGCGGCATGCAGCACATCAACTGGGACGAACCCACCGACTGCATCCCGGCAATAGTGACCATGATCATGATGCCGCTGACCTTCTCGGTGGCGGACGGGATTGCCCTGGGCTTTATCAGTTACGTGGCCCTCAAGGCGGGCACCGGCAAGTACCGCGAAATTTCCGTCAGCTTGTGGGTGCTCTGCGCTATTTTCATCGCCAAGTTTATTTATCTGTAA
- a CDS encoding cysteine hydrolase family protein, whose amino-acid sequence MPALKTMFQLTGRGYAAANLSNASLLIIDAQNEYLSGPLALSGMDAATANIGLLLDAARKAKRPVIHIRHLGTVGGMFDPQGERGAFIKGLEPQGDELIIEKRMPNAFNDTGLQKALENLGSLDVIVCGFMSHSSVSTTVRAAKDYGLRCTLVEDACATRDLPTPDGIIPAAQVQKTEMAIMNDNFATLTLTKNLI is encoded by the coding sequence ATGCCCGCTTTAAAGACGATGTTTCAACTCACAGGACGTGGCTATGCCGCGGCCAACCTGAGCAATGCCAGCCTGCTGATCATTGATGCGCAAAATGAATACCTGAGCGGTCCTCTGGCCCTGTCAGGGATGGACGCTGCCACCGCCAACATCGGCCTTTTGCTCGACGCTGCCCGCAAGGCCAAGCGCCCCGTGATCCATATCCGCCACTTGGGCACCGTTGGCGGGATGTTCGACCCCCAGGGTGAGCGCGGCGCCTTCATCAAGGGCCTTGAGCCCCAGGGCGACGAGCTGATTATCGAAAAACGCATGCCCAACGCCTTCAATGACACCGGCCTGCAAAAAGCCCTTGAGAACCTGGGCTCTCTGGATGTGATCGTCTGCGGCTTCATGAGCCACTCCAGCGTCAGCACCACCGTACGTGCGGCCAAAGACTACGGCCTGCGCTGCACGCTGGTCGAAGACGCCTGCGCCACGCGGGACCTGCCCACCCCGGACGGCATTATCCCGGCCGCACAGGTGCAGAAAACCGAAATGGCCATCATGAACGACAACTTCGCCACCCTGACGCTGACCAAAAACCTGATTTGA
- the prmB gene encoding 50S ribosomal protein L3 N(5)-glutamine methyltransferase: MITSRLRTLRDHIRWAVSHFHGEELFFGHGTDNAWDEARQLVLGALNLPWEIADSYLDCRLEDDELVNLQHLLKRRIEERVPTAYLLGEAWFCGMSFIVDERVLIPRSPIGELIEKRFEPWLGAEPARILDLCTGSGCIGIACAYEFQNAEVVLADLSYEALEVANQNIERHGVDERVYTVQGDGFDGLPGQRFDLIVSNPPYVDAEDFADMPAEYQHEPELGLACGDDGLNLVRRMLAEAADHLTEKGLLIIEVGNSQVHVESLYPEVDFAWLDFERGGHGVFMLTAEQCREHQELFASRI, from the coding sequence TTGATCACTTCCCGCCTGCGCACTCTGCGCGACCATATTCGCTGGGCCGTTAGCCACTTTCATGGGGAAGAGCTGTTCTTTGGTCATGGCACCGACAACGCTTGGGACGAAGCCCGTCAACTGGTGTTGGGTGCGTTGAACCTGCCGTGGGAAATCGCCGATAGCTACCTTGATTGCCGCCTTGAAGACGATGAGCTGGTCAACCTGCAGCATTTGCTCAAGCGCCGCATTGAAGAGCGTGTGCCGACGGCCTATCTACTGGGTGAAGCGTGGTTCTGCGGCATGTCGTTCATAGTTGATGAGCGCGTGCTGATCCCGCGTTCGCCCATTGGCGAGCTGATCGAAAAACGCTTTGAACCCTGGCTGGGCGCCGAGCCTGCGCGCATTCTGGACCTGTGCACCGGTTCGGGCTGTATCGGCATTGCGTGCGCTTACGAGTTCCAGAACGCTGAAGTGGTGCTGGCCGACTTGTCCTATGAGGCCCTTGAAGTGGCCAATCAGAACATTGAGCGTCACGGCGTCGATGAGCGTGTATACACCGTTCAGGGCGATGGCTTTGATGGTTTGCCGGGGCAGCGTTTTGACCTGATCGTGTCCAACCCGCCGTATGTCGATGCTGAAGATTTTGCTGACATGCCTGCCGAGTATCAGCATGAACCCGAGCTGGGTCTGGCCTGTGGCGACGATGGCTTGAACCTGGTACGCCGGATGCTGGCCGAGGCGGCGGATCATCTGACCGAGAAGGGCTTGCTGATTATTGAAGTGGGCAACAGCCAGGTTCACGTCGAGTCGCTGTACCCGGAAGTCGATTTCGCCTGGCTGGATTTCGAACGCGGAGGCCACGGCGTTTTCATGCTGACCGCCGAGCAGTGCCGCGAGCATCAAGAGCTGTTTGCTTCGCGGATCTGA
- a CDS encoding MarR family winged helix-turn-helix transcriptional regulator: MLDLKNPTTQRAAMEAFFFGYQAFTAKADEMLARRGLSRVHQRIVFFIAHHPGVSVKELLTLLGVSKQALNTPLRQLIEMNLVRSVAPETDKRKRLLELTADGVAFEKNLRREQVKLLQRVFAQAGETAVDGWLAINQALGQSRQP; the protein is encoded by the coding sequence ATGCTTGACCTTAAAAATCCGACCACTCAGCGCGCCGCCATGGAAGCCTTCTTCTTTGGCTATCAAGCATTTACCGCCAAAGCGGACGAAATGCTGGCCCGTCGCGGGCTGAGCCGGGTGCATCAGCGCATTGTTTTTTTTATCGCCCACCACCCCGGTGTGAGCGTCAAGGAACTGCTGACGCTGCTGGGCGTTAGCAAACAGGCACTCAACACGCCTTTGCGCCAATTGATCGAAATGAACCTGGTGCGCAGCGTCGCCCCCGAGACCGACAAGCGCAAACGCCTGCTGGAGCTGACCGCTGACGGCGTTGCCTTCGAAAAAAACCTGCGCCGCGAGCAGGTCAAATTGCTGCAGCGAGTGTTTGCCCAGGCTGGCGAAACGGCAGTCGATGGCTGGCTGGCAATCAACCAGGCGTTGGGCCAAAGCCGCCAGCCCTAG
- a CDS encoding glutathione S-transferase N-terminal domain-containing protein — translation MFIKALRVGLGQLIIAGDFVTRPSKKQRPAAAQAQVDQAAKSLTLYQFHACPFCVKTRRTLRRLNVPVALRDAKNNEQDRQTLLEQGGKIKVPCLRIEEDGKTTWMYDSKVIIDYLNQRFANV, via the coding sequence GTGTTTATCAAAGCGCTTCGCGTAGGCCTGGGTCAGCTCATCATCGCTGGCGATTTTGTTACCCGGCCCAGCAAAAAGCAGCGCCCTGCAGCCGCACAGGCGCAGGTCGATCAAGCTGCAAAAAGCCTGACCCTGTACCAGTTCCATGCGTGCCCGTTCTGTGTAAAAACCCGCCGCACCCTGCGCCGCCTGAATGTACCGGTGGCCCTGCGTGACGCGAAGAACAACGAGCAGGACCGCCAAACCCTGCTGGAGCAAGGCGGCAAGATCAAAGTGCCTTGCCTGCGCATCGAAGAAGATGGCAAGACCACCTGGATGTACGACTCCAAGGTGATCATTGATTACCTGAACCAGCGCTTTGCCAACGTATAA
- the folE gene encoding GTP cyclohydrolase I FolE: MSLEQNYTAILGQLGEDVSREGLLDTPKRAAKAMQYLCRGYEQTLEEVTNGALFSSDNSEMVLVKDIELYSLCEHHLLPFIGKAHVAYIPSGKVLGLSKVARIVDMYARRLQIQENLSRQIADAVMQVTGALGVAVVIEAKHMCMMMRGVEKQNSSMITSVMLGEFRENAATRSEFLSLIK; this comes from the coding sequence ATGTCCCTGGAACAAAACTACACCGCGATCCTCGGTCAACTCGGCGAAGACGTTTCCCGTGAAGGCCTGCTGGATACGCCAAAGCGTGCCGCCAAAGCCATGCAGTACCTTTGCCGCGGTTATGAACAAACCCTGGAAGAAGTCACCAACGGTGCCTTGTTCAGCTCTGACAACAGCGAAATGGTACTGGTCAAGGACATCGAGCTTTACTCGTTGTGCGAACACCACCTGCTGCCGTTTATCGGCAAGGCCCACGTGGCCTACATTCCGAGCGGCAAAGTGCTGGGCCTGTCGAAAGTGGCGCGCATTGTCGACATGTATGCCCGCCGTCTGCAGATCCAGGAAAACCTGAGCCGCCAGATCGCCGACGCGGTGATGCAAGTCACCGGCGCCCTGGGCGTTGCCGTGGTGATTGAAGCCAAGCACATGTGCATGATGATGCGCGGTGTCGAGAAGCAAAACTCGTCGATGATCACTTCGGTGATGCTGGGTGAGTTCCGCGAAAACGCCGCCACGCGCAGCGAGTTTCTCAGCTTGATCAAGTAA
- a CDS encoding glutathione S-transferase family protein: MLKVYGDYNSGNCYKIKLMLHLLGLEYQWFAVDILKGETETLEFLAKNPNGKVPVLELEDGTCLWESNAILNYLADGSEFLPAEPRLRTQVLQWQFFEQYSHEPYIAVARFIQFYLGLPQERLEEYRKLQKRGYKALDVMEQQLVRTPYLVGDHCSIADVTLYAYTHVADQGGFDLSGYPGIQAWLQRVASHPRHVGMLD, translated from the coding sequence ATGCTCAAGGTTTATGGCGATTACAACTCGGGCAACTGCTACAAGATCAAGCTGATGTTGCATTTGCTGGGTCTTGAATATCAGTGGTTCGCGGTGGACATTCTCAAGGGCGAAACTGAAACCCTGGAATTCCTTGCGAAAAACCCGAACGGCAAAGTGCCGGTATTGGAGCTGGAAGACGGAACGTGTCTGTGGGAATCCAATGCGATTCTCAACTACTTGGCCGACGGCAGCGAATTTTTGCCGGCCGAGCCGCGTTTGCGCACGCAAGTGTTGCAGTGGCAGTTTTTCGAGCAATACAGCCATGAGCCTTACATTGCGGTGGCGCGGTTTATCCAGTTTTACCTGGGGCTGCCGCAAGAGCGTCTGGAGGAGTACCGCAAGCTGCAAAAGCGCGGTTACAAGGCGCTGGATGTGATGGAGCAGCAACTGGTTCGCACGCCGTATCTGGTGGGCGATCACTGCTCCATTGCGGACGTCACGCTGTACGCCTACACCCATGTGGCCGATCAGGGCGGTTTTGATCTGAGCGGCTATCCGGGCATTCAAGCCTGGTTGCAGCGGGTGGCGAGCCATCCGCGGCATGTGGGCATGCTCGATTGA
- a CDS encoding LysE family translocator, which translates to MSLETWLLFSSAALVVILIPGPLSLLMISNSLNYGLRRSYPAFLGGVFASICLLSASALGLGALLLASEKLFSALKIVGALYLFYLAWQSWKQSRQPATAVNVPQAAPIPRFSALFGRAFVLGASNPKDILFFAAFLPQFLNPNLPFLNQLLVMIATWTVLDLMCKLAYGLGAHGAAGYLRSGKGQSWFNRVSAGLFGVAGTASLLSR; encoded by the coding sequence ATGAGTCTGGAAACCTGGCTGCTGTTCAGCAGCGCGGCATTGGTGGTAATCCTGATTCCGGGGCCACTGTCGTTATTGATGATCAGCAACAGTTTGAACTACGGTTTGCGCCGCTCGTACCCTGCCTTTCTGGGCGGTGTTTTTGCATCGATCTGCCTGCTCAGCGCTTCGGCCCTGGGTTTGGGGGCCTTGTTGCTGGCCTCGGAAAAACTCTTCAGCGCCCTGAAAATAGTCGGTGCGCTGTATCTGTTTTACCTCGCCTGGCAAAGCTGGAAGCAATCGCGCCAGCCGGCCACCGCAGTCAATGTGCCCCAGGCTGCACCCATACCGCGCTTCAGTGCCCTGTTTGGGCGCGCGTTTGTACTGGGCGCCAGCAATCCAAAAGACATTCTGTTCTTTGCCGCCTTCCTGCCGCAGTTTCTCAACCCCAACTTGCCCTTCCTCAACCAGTTGCTCGTGATGATCGCGACCTGGACCGTGCTCGACCTGATGTGCAAGCTGGCCTACGGCCTTGGCGCCCATGGCGCGGCGGGCTATCTGCGCAGCGGCAAGGGCCAGAGCTGGTTTAACCGCGTCAGCGCCGGATTGTTTGGTGTAGCGGGAACGGCGTCGTTGTTGAGTCGGTAA
- a CDS encoding Smr/MutS family protein, whose translation MQDDDFSLFKNEIRGVKPIKHDRADTGKPKADRAQLAKLRQNAIVRTNATIIDGLSDQFVIDVGPEDQLSWSRDGVQESQMRKLKLGQIGFEGSLDLHGMTVEKARETLWEFLGEATRLEVRCVRVTHGKAVRLDGKRPMIKSHVNTWLRQHAQVLGFCSCQAKHGGAGAVYVMLKRTMMEGRDE comes from the coding sequence ATGCAAGACGACGACTTTTCCCTGTTCAAAAACGAGATTCGCGGTGTTAAACCGATCAAACATGATCGGGCCGACACCGGCAAACCCAAAGCTGACCGTGCACAGCTGGCCAAACTGCGCCAGAACGCCATCGTGCGCACCAATGCGACCATCATTGACGGCTTGTCAGACCAGTTTGTCATTGATGTCGGCCCCGAAGATCAGTTGAGCTGGTCCCGTGACGGTGTTCAAGAAAGCCAGATGCGCAAGCTCAAACTGGGCCAGATCGGCTTCGAAGGCAGCCTTGACCTGCACGGCATGACCGTCGAAAAAGCCCGTGAAACCCTCTGGGAATTCCTCGGCGAAGCCACCAGGCTTGAAGTTCGCTGCGTGCGCGTCACCCACGGCAAGGCCGTACGCCTGGACGGCAAACGCCCGATGATCAAAAGTCACGTCAACACCTGGCTGCGCCAGCACGCGCAAGTGCTGGGCTTCTGCTCCTGCCAGGCCAAACACGGTGGCGCCGGCGCGGTCTATGTCATGCTCAAACGCACCATGATGGAAGGTCGCGACGAGTAA